DNA from Laspinema palackyanum D2c:
ACATTTGAGTACACCGCCATGTTTATCGACGACAATTTTATAACTAATCGAGAGGCCCAGTCCGGTCCCTTTGCCTACGGGTTTAGTGGTAAAGAAGGGGTCAAATAAGCGTTTTTTAACTTCTTCGGTCATACCGGGCCCGTTATCGCGAATGCGAATGGAGACTTCGGTGGGGTTGCCGAGGGCATCGGTTTTGGCGATGTCGGTGCTGATTTTAATAATATGGGGTGCGCCTTGATTTTCCAGGGCGTCCATTGCATTGGTGAGAATGTTCATAAAGACTTGATTGAGTTGTCCGGCGTAACATTCCACTTTGGGGAGTTTCCCATATTCTTTGATGAGTTCAACTCCGGGGTCTTTGCCTTTGGGTTTCCAGCGGTTATGTAAAATCAGGAGGGTGTTATCAATGCCTTCATGAATATCTACGGGCTTCATTTCGGCTTCATCGAGACGAGAGAAGTTTCGCAAGGAGACGACAATTTGACGAATGCGATCGGCACCCATCTGCATGGAGGCGAGGATTTTGGGGAGATCTTCGAGGAGAAAGTCGAGGTCGATATCTTCGGAGACTTCGAGAACTTCTGGGGCGGGATTGGGGTAGAGGGATTGGTAGACTTCGATTAGGTGCAGCAAGTCTTGGGTGTAGTTGTTGGCATGGACGAGGTTGCCGGTGATGAAGTTAACGGGGTTGTTGATTTCATGGGCGATGCCTGCGACCATTTGTCCCAAGCTGGACATTTTCTCGGTTTGGATTAGCTGGGCTTGGGTTTGTTTGAGGTTTTGGAGGGCGACGCTGAGTTGTTGGGCTTGGGTTTGGGCGGCGAGGGCGGCGGCGTGGGTTTGGGCGTAGAGTTCGGCTTGGTCGATCGCCAGGGCGAGTTGATCGACGACGCCTTGGAGGAGTTCGATTTCGCTATCGGTCCAGGGGCGGGGTTCGCTATGGCTACAAACGACGGCCCCAAGTTGACCGGAACGGGTTTCTAAGGGGAGGAGGAGGACGGACAGAATACCCATGTCGGAGAAGAGGGTGCGGGTTTTGTCGTCTAAGTCGGCGCTGGTATCGAGGCGATCGCTTCGCAAGGATTCTAGGTTGCGAATTTTCTGGGTGAGGGGGCCGCTGAGGGAGGCGGGGTATTCGCACAGGAGGTTTTTTTTGTTGGGCGATCGCGATTCATGGGTGACGGTGAGGCTAGGCTGAAGCGGATGCGGCAAGTACCACAAGAAGTGACAGCGGTCAATTTGTAAGAGGGAGTGAATTTCGGTGACGGCGGTTTCGAGGATGGTGTCGAGGTCGAGGGAGTTGCGAATTTGACTGGCAAGGCGAAACAGCAAGCCTTCCCGACGAGAGAGGAGGGCTTCCCGGGCGCGCTCGCGATCGATGGCTAGGGCTAATGTGCTGGCAACCCAGATTAAGAGGTTTTGGACGGACTCGCTCACCCCATTCTCGATGACAACGGCCATGACGCCACAAATCTGGTCATCGATGACTAAGGGTTGCAGTAAGCAATCCGGGTGGAGTTCACAGTTTTCTAAAGTATCGTTTTTGCCCCGTTCTCTTTGGCGAACCAAGCAGCCGGTATAAGTTTTGCGCGTTTGAGCGACGGTGCCAATTTGGGTTTGTCCCAGGGGAATGCGATCGGGGAACAGTTCCTGGTCCAGGGGAATCCCATCGGTTGATCGCATCTCTAGTTCTTTGAGGGCAGGATTTAAGGTCCAAACTGCGGCGGAGGTGGCTTCTAAATGCTCCACGATCGCTCTGATGATCGGTGGGAACAGGGTTTCTAAGGGTCCTCCTTTGGCGATGAGTCGTCCAATTTGAGCACTGAACCCATAGAGGCGGCTGCTATTCAGGGGAGTGTCTTCGAGTTGGTTTGGGGGGGTCACATTTTGGAAATACACGGATAAACCTTCGGAGTTTGGGTAGGCTTGCATTTTTAAACACCGTCCCAGATAAAATGCCTGACTTGTGACCGTCCGTGCCTCACCTAGGGCGCGTCGGTACTCCTCTATCAATTTAGACTGATTCCATTGGCTGAATTCTTCCCAAATATTTTTACCTACTAAAAGATGCCTGGGTTTGCCTAAAATTTCTTCCGCCTGGGGGTTGATTTCGGTAAAATTCCACTCGCGATCCAGTCGAAAATAACCGACATTTTTTAGATCTTCCCCCAAAGCGATCGCACAGGTCTCGTGAGAGGTCCTGACAATCTTGGCATCTAGTGCTTGAGGATCACAGGACTTGGTGTTAGTCGTTTTATCCATGACGATTCCATGTTTAGTACAGGCGTTCTACCCCAGGACCCAAAATTCTCCACCGGCGATCGCCATTCAGCCGATCGTCGCTTCCGACACCCCGATTCCCCGCTGCCATCCCCGGGTATTCTGCCCCAATCCCAAGAAAGCGATCGCCACAGCTCCCGAATGCTTTTGAACCCCGCCCCTAACTCACCCGATGGAATTACCCGGGATGAATAACCCAGCATCAATCTGAATGCCGCTTGATTTCCCTGCACCAAAACATAGACGGCCAGAGGAGTATGGCTGGTTTGATTGGCCCATTTTCCTCTATCCTTCCCGGCCAGGGTCCTGGAAGAGCCGATTGACAATTGCTCCCTCCCGTTATTTTTGATGGGTTTTTGACTTGGCACTGGTCCTTTCATTTTAAGGTACCCCTCCCCAAATTAGAAACGGCCAGTCTTTCTGACTGGACGGTAGCTTTTTATCATGGATGGGATGGCCCGGTACTGAGTTTATTTTACGGGAATTTACCCCCACTCGATACGGGGAAATTGCGGATTAAGGATTAATTTTAAAAAAGCGCAGATGCAACCATCGTTGTCAATTTTAGTTAAGGTATTTTTCCGCTCGCTATACTTCTAGCCAACCGTTTTATTCCCCCTTTCATCCTCTCCTGTCATCTAGTATGTCTTTTTTGTTTCTTTTTTTTAAACTATTTAATAAAAATTAACTTTTGATGAAACTCACTCGGGCTGGATCAAGGATCAAGGTAGAGGACAACTCCTCTGTTGCAGCGGTGCGTTAAATTTGTCCTCAAAGAAAAGCCCAGTTTAAAACATCTAATGATATCAAAAAAAAATCCTTTATGTCAAGGAATCCTAACGAATAAAGCGGGAACCCAATTCCAGGCGATCGCCCCCGGCTTCGATCACTCGGTCCGATCAACCTAAAAACCTCTTTTCGGACCTGGGTAGCCCCGTGGAACGGGCTTCTCCCCGGGGTTTAAATCTTCCAATCCACACAATCCCTCCTGTGTTTTTGATCATCCCCCTAAATTTTTACCCCATACCGGAGAGTTGTGAACCGACCTGATCTCAATGCAAAGAAACGATGAAGAAACAACCAGTCTTTGTAAAGGCATCATAAACTATTTTTCCGGCATTATTTACGCCATTTCACCAGGCAGAGGAACATGAATCCGCCCCTTTCCCTAATATCTGTAGCCTCATTCCAAAACCCCAGGCAACGGTCACAATTTCCTAAGGTTGGGGAACCTTGGATGCAGAACAGTACCCCTTGGGGCGGGGATTCTGTGGGGATCACTTCTGTTGAAGGCATTCGGCTCCAATCCTCTACATCCATCGGGGAATCCAATTCCTGAATTCGGCAATGCTCCACACCCTTGCCTCAGCCGAAGAATATCCTCATCTCGTTACTGTTTCCCAGTCGGTCCCTTCAGACTTCCCACTGCATTGCTTGCCTCCTTTGGGGAACTTTTAAGCTTTTGCGCTATCCTCGAACTCATCGGTTTTCAGCCTGATATACCCAAAAGGTTGACTAGGGGTTTCCTACTCTACACCCGGGCTGATTATCCTGATGGTTCCGGGGGGCTCACCCTGATGAATTAAAAGATTTGCTAACTGAATCCGAGTAATCTGTTCGGCATCTGAAGAAGGGAAGTAATTTTACCAAAAGTGGTATTCGTGCCTTGGTGCAACCCGTGAGGGTTGCACTTATTTTAAGCTTCGCTCCTGTAACTAAATTGAATGCTTGATCGCTTAGATTGTCACTTTTTCCCCCTATGCTTCTGAGTTAATTCTCAGGTTGAAGACCGAGGTATTATTCTATAGTGAAGGAATAATACCGGATTAAATTTAGAGGACCGCTGGTCTCCTGGGTGCTGTCTGAGGTCAGAGTAAATCAGCGTAAGCAGTTTTCCCCAGAAAAGATATCACCGTCTTGAGACTTCATCCCTCTTGCCACCGCTTCTTTACAGAAAAATCAGCGGTTCGTTTAAAAGCCCCTAAAACTCAGGAATCAGCCCGGGTCAAACCATGAAAAAATGTAACTTTTGTATTAAGTTTTATGATCGGTGGGGTTTAGCTGCGATTCAATAGCCCCAGTTTTAAGAAAAAGTATTAAGAGATACTTAAAAACTTGAGAAAGTGTTCTATAAAACAAAAATGTAGTCAAGTATCAGTTACAAAGGAGGAAGACATCTAAATCGGGTTGCCCAAGAGGTAGGCGAAGTCAAAACTTTCTCAAAATTCACGAATCACAGATCTCAAGTTGTTAAAGGGATGCTGAAGAAATGAAGAAAGGAAACGCTTGTCACTCCACTGATGCCCAGTCGAGTCCCGAAGGAGAACTCACGAACCGAAACAAATATCCAGAAAACCCAGTTTTCAGCAACCCAGTGTCAGAGAATTTTCCCATCGCCCCAGGGTGGAGGCCCTCATGAACACAGTCAGGCCCGGACAGGTTAGATGCTTCACCGATTCCCTACCCTGAATCTGCCAAAGCTAATTAGAGAAATTGGTTAAGGTAAAGCCCGGTGCAAAAAAAAGAAATTGTCCAGAAATATTAACTAGAGGAAGTTATTCGTTATGTTAACCGCACTTAAATCCGAGTATAAAGAACCAGCGGAAGTACAGGAACTCCACCAACAACTTGCTGCCAGTGAAATCCGGTTTCGGAATGTGATCGATAAATTGGCCGATGGCATTATCATCGTTGATGGCAAAGGACTGGTGCGCTTTATTAACCGCGCTGCCGAATGTTTGCTGTCATGTCAAGCTGATGCTCTGCTGGGGAAAGAAGTGTTTGGGACCCGAGTCTTCGAAATCCAGGGGGGGCAAATCGGAACGGAAATTATTCAGCGGGTGGGAGATAGCGATCGCGACAGCACAAGAGTGGTGCAAACGCAAGTGGAAATTTTGCGCAAAGGACAAGAAGATGCGATCGCTGAGATGCGAATTGTGGAAACGGAATGGGAAGGGGAAAAAGCGCTGATGGCTTCCCTGCGCGATATTACCTCCCGAGTGCGAGCACTGGAAGCATTGCAAAAATCTGAGGCGCAGCTTAGGGAACAGACTCAACAACTGGAAAGGACCCTTCAGCAACTCAAGCAAACTCAATCCCAACTGATTCAAACGGAAAAAATGTCAAGTTTGGGTCAAATGGTGGCCGGGGTCGCTCATGAAATTAACAACCCGGTTAACTTTATTTACGGAAATATCGATCACGCCAGTTGCTATATCGAAGATTTAATGGGATTGATGGAACTGTATGAACAACACTACCCCAATCCGGTAGAAGAGATTACTCAGTACCAAAAGGAAATTGATTTAGAATTTTTGAGTCAAGATTTACCCAAATTACTCTCCTCCATGAAGTTGGGAACCGATCGCATCCGCGAAATTGTGATGAGCTTGCGGAATTTTTCGCGGTTGGATGAGGCGCAAATGAAACGAGTGAATATTCATGAAGGGATTGATAGTACCCTGCTGATTCTGCAAAATCGTCTAAAAGCGCGATCGGCATTTCCCGGAATTGAATTGGTTAAAGAGTACGGCGACTTGGAGGCGATTGAATGCTATGCCGGACAACTCAACCAAGTGTTTATGAATATTATCAGCAATTCCATTGATGCGATTGAAGAAAGTTCTAAGTTTTTAGTGCTGCATTCTGAGTTATCTGCCTCTACCGACGAAGGGTCAGGGTCTCCTAAAATATCGCCTCAAATTAAAATAGCAACGGAATTGGTGGAAAAGAGTTCGGCGAATGGCGATCGCGATGAAACCCGTCTGGTGATTAAAATTTCCGATAACGGTCCGGGGATGAGCGAGGAAGTGCGGCAACGATTGTTTGATCCGTTCTTTACCACCAAACCTGTCGGCAAAGGGACTGGGTTAGGTTTGTCGATTTCCTATCACATCGTGGTGGAAAAACATGGCGGCCAATTGCAATGTATTTCCACTCCCGATGAAGGCACCGAATTTATCATTGAAATTCCGATACAACAACAAAAACGCAAGTCTTCTGAAACTTCGACCAGTCGCTCGGATTTACGACCCCAAACGCGATTTCAATCTCATCTCAAGGCTTGCTAAATTCCCTGGTGTTCCCACGACCCACTTTGGGTGAAATTTATTGTTTCCTAGGGTGCAGTCTCATGAAGCGGTGGCCTGCTTATCTTTAGGATCTCCATAACGGGGCTTAAATCGGCTTAATTTTAAGTTAAGGTCGGTCCCTTGTTTTAGGGGGGTCTATCTTTTGCCTTTTTAAATCAGCGAAACCCTGAGCCGGTCCTATTTTTGCATAAGCAGAAAGGGTGACGGGCAAAATTGGCTGTTCCTGGATTAATTTTCTAGGTTCAGAATGGGGCAGATGGGCGAGGCTCAACTGGATGAGGGGGAGAGCGATCAAGGGGTGAAACTCTCCGGGAATTTACTTAGAAATACTATAACAGATTTTTCAAAAAAATACCAACTCCGTAAAAAAACTGAAACAGGTTAAACCCCTGGCTCGGCTAACAGGATGGGGACTGAAGAAAGCCCGGTATGCAAGTAGCGATCGCCCCGGGGTCGGTTGAGCTCATCCCATAGGCGCAGGGGCGGATCTAGTGATTTCTCGGGGGCGATCGCCTACTCATTAATGGGCTTTATTTAATCGTTTAGAAATCCAACTGGTTAATCCACTCAACAGCGCACCAGCCATTAAAATACCAATGGCTGGATTAAAAACAGGTTGCCAGAGTTGATGCCAGAGATCTAGGCCGAGATTGAGCCCAGTGGAGCGTCCCACCACGGCGACTGCAAACCAAACAAAGCTTAACAATACAAAAAATACATCGGCAACTAAAAACAGGTTCAGCCAATTTAAAAGTTTTTCTTTCATGGGCGCTTGCTTGTCCTAATCCTTTAAAAAATTTAACCCCATTGCGGCGATCGCAGTTCGGTGAATGCTAAGATACCACGGCTTAGGATATCATACTTGGGCTGCCTGATGGGACTCCACAGGCAATCCCTGCCTTAGATGCGCCGCAGTAACGGAATCACCCTGGGAGAATGAACAATTCCCCAGATATTGATGCTCAGACACAAACTGGCCAGAGCAAGCAAGATATAGGTAGGAGCCATGACCACCCCCACCAGGAACCAACTGACAACGTGCAAGATCATGACGGTGGCATAAAAACTAGCGATCGCCGCCATCACCCGAATCTGTAGTTTCTGGGTTCCGAGTCCCATAAAAATCAGAGTTTGTAAGGTGGCGAGTAAGTTGGCCGGAACCAAAAACGCGCAAATTGCAATACAGTGGGTTCGAGAAAATTCGCAAATCAGATCAAACATTATAAACTTATGAAATTGTTTTGTGCTAAGTGTAACTAAAAAATTAGCATTGATTTACTGTAGCATATTGATTTTGATATGGGACGAATGATAGATAAAATTTATCAAAAAGTGAGGTATGGTAAAAATAAGAAAGTTGTAAATTCTTGTAAAGGATAGTGCACCATTATGGAAAATGCAGAAGGGATTTTTAATGTTGTGGCTGGACTGCTGGCCGTCGGGATTTTTGTGGGCGGGATGTTGATGATGTTTACCACAGTCTGGACGACCAAGCGGTAAATCCCCGAAACCCCAGAAACTCTCTAGGGAGTAGCGATGCGATCGCATCGTGACTCCCATTAACCCGATAGGAAGGGCAGAGAATCCCGATGGAGTCGCACCCAAAACAGAGAAACAACATCCCGAGACTCGGTGCCACATTCGGGGGCAAAATTGGCTATGATAAGATACAAAACCCCTTAGTGGTTTGTCCCTCAATGCAAAATAGATACTTCATCAATCAACTGATGACAGCGGGAATCCTCTCTGTGGCGATCGCGCCTTGGATCCAACCCGTTGTCAAAGCCCGCGAACCTGTTCCATTATTTTTATTTGATACTCAATGTGTCACCAATGGACCTGGGCGATCGCAACAAGAAACCTTAGATATATCCGTCGGGAGAAAAGTCTATCGGTCTTATTTCTTTTTAGGACCGGGAAGTCGAGAAGTCTCAGTAACCTGTCGGAT
Protein-coding regions in this window:
- a CDS encoding ATP-binding protein, which gives rise to MDKTTNTKSCDPQALDAKIVRTSHETCAIALGEDLKNVGYFRLDREWNFTEINPQAEEILGKPRHLLVGKNIWEEFSQWNQSKLIEEYRRALGEARTVTSQAFYLGRCLKMQAYPNSEGLSVYFQNVTPPNQLEDTPLNSSRLYGFSAQIGRLIAKGGPLETLFPPIIRAIVEHLEATSAAVWTLNPALKELEMRSTDGIPLDQELFPDRIPLGQTQIGTVAQTRKTYTGCLVRQRERGKNDTLENCELHPDCLLQPLVIDDQICGVMAVVIENGVSESVQNLLIWVASTLALAIDRERAREALLSRREGLLFRLASQIRNSLDLDTILETAVTEIHSLLQIDRCHFLWYLPHPLQPSLTVTHESRSPNKKNLLCEYPASLSGPLTQKIRNLESLRSDRLDTSADLDDKTRTLFSDMGILSVLLLPLETRSGQLGAVVCSHSEPRPWTDSEIELLQGVVDQLALAIDQAELYAQTHAAALAAQTQAQQLSVALQNLKQTQAQLIQTEKMSSLGQMVAGIAHEINNPVNFITGNLVHANNYTQDLLHLIEVYQSLYPNPAPEVLEVSEDIDLDFLLEDLPKILASMQMGADRIRQIVVSLRNFSRLDEAEMKPVDIHEGIDNTLLILHNRWKPKGKDPGVELIKEYGKLPKVECYAGQLNQVFMNILTNAMDALENQGAPHIIKISTDIAKTDALGNPTEVSIRIRDNGPGMTEEVKKRLFDPFFTTKPVGKGTGLGLSISYKIVVDKHGGVLKCDSEPGQGTEFLIQIPAKQPYVKSRCA
- a CDS encoding PAS domain-containing sensor histidine kinase, with product MLTALKSEYKEPAEVQELHQQLAASEIRFRNVIDKLADGIIIVDGKGLVRFINRAAECLLSCQADALLGKEVFGTRVFEIQGGQIGTEIIQRVGDSDRDSTRVVQTQVEILRKGQEDAIAEMRIVETEWEGEKALMASLRDITSRVRALEALQKSEAQLREQTQQLERTLQQLKQTQSQLIQTEKMSSLGQMVAGVAHEINNPVNFIYGNIDHASCYIEDLMGLMELYEQHYPNPVEEITQYQKEIDLEFLSQDLPKLLSSMKLGTDRIREIVMSLRNFSRLDEAQMKRVNIHEGIDSTLLILQNRLKARSAFPGIELVKEYGDLEAIECYAGQLNQVFMNIISNSIDAIEESSKFLVLHSELSASTDEGSGSPKISPQIKIATELVEKSSANGDRDETRLVIKISDNGPGMSEEVRQRLFDPFFTTKPVGKGTGLGLSISYHIVVEKHGGQLQCISTPDEGTEFIIEIPIQQQKRKSSETSTSRSDLRPQTRFQSHLKAC